A region of the Juglans regia cultivar Chandler unplaced genomic scaffold, Walnut 2.0 Scaffold_62, whole genome shotgun sequence genome:
ATTGGTACCCCTTAAACGTGAGGATACGTTGTCAATGGCTGAATTGAGTTGGCTTATCTTTGCATTCAAGGTCTGCCGAGTCTGCTGCTTTCCCGGAAAAGAAACGAAATCGGAGTATTAAAACTAATCAATTAGCAGAAAACATCGCACACGTGGTCGATAACAAGAATTAACTCCAAACCTTCGTCATAAACGAAACTGAATATTAAAACTATTCAATTAGCAGGAAACACTGCCACTGGGGGgtaattaataagtaattacCTCCAAACCTTCATCATAATACATTGGTCGCCTGGCCTTCCGGAAACCATATTCATCTTCATTCAGAAGGGATCTTCTGATCTGCACGACAAAAAGAGCAAACCAGGATCAAACCCAAACTTAAACCGTAAACCAAAACCCTGAGGCGTTTGACAGACCAAACAAATTTTTAGCCCAAAGGAAAAGGTGTTGTGATTGCCTCCCCAAGCAATGGATAATGCACTGATGATCCATTTTGCTTTAAGAAGATATCCGACAATGAATCATTATTTGGGGACAAAGTTATTTGGAGTACAGGGATTAAAAGAGCCATATGTATGCATGGaaataaaatagaggaaaaCTGCTACTTgtacaataatattttctccatGCAGGGCTGGGGCCACCTTGGATTAAATGCAAACATAGTAATCAAACTTGTGGTGAAATGACGGCAATAAACTTTCTATGAGATAAAGAGAAAATTTGGAGTAGCGTGGATTTGCATGTATCTATGATTCTATAGTCATAGCATTGAAATAAATAGACTTCTCATGGCCAAGAAAGAAACATCGATTTCTCACAGGAAATAATAAATCGCATGGAAAGAGAATTGTACAGAAAAAACTAATAGTAGCATGCAAAACAATGTGCTTTGTACAGTTAGAAAGTAATAACTATACTCTAAACAATT
Encoded here:
- the LOC118346017 gene encoding uncharacterized protein LOC118346017, which produces LLGGAVFGTLAYVFAPQIRRSLLNEDEYGFRKARRPMYYDEGLEQTRQTLNAKISQLNSAIDNVSSRLRGTNNVPTVPVESDPEVEATM